A DNA window from Halorubrum sp. DM2 contains the following coding sequences:
- a CDS encoding ParA family protein codes for MSETEPRAVSVGVLKGGFGKTTTAINTARELAHRNGSALVIDLDDNGHMTRQLGFEDEFTSEVNHTQRVLVDSEEPIQYIVNVVDGLDLFPAHTELESVENELRNATMGSARLRKHLVDPLLGDEYDYIVVDCPANRGKLNDNAMYATRNIIIPLKPESGYDSGLSNTIQRLVEEAREYFELNILAVTPTALNSRIDQDTRDRGLLEQLNSLDIADDIIPSYARITPEEWDAIDVGEYDGGLPGIRFRGAIDAAHDAALPVRDYDESCDQLENYAELAQIVEQGGIDR; via the coding sequence ATGTCTGAAACAGAACCACGAGCGGTCAGCGTCGGCGTGTTAAAAGGCGGTTTCGGGAAGACGACTACTGCCATCAACACAGCGCGCGAACTCGCCCACCGCAACGGGAGCGCGCTCGTTATTGACCTCGACGACAACGGTCACATGACCCGCCAACTCGGGTTCGAAGACGAGTTTACAAGTGAGGTGAACCATACACAGCGTGTCCTCGTCGACAGCGAGGAACCGATTCAGTACATCGTGAACGTCGTCGACGGCCTCGACCTCTTCCCGGCCCATACCGAACTTGAATCCGTCGAGAACGAACTCCGGAACGCAACGATGGGGAGCGCCCGACTCCGCAAGCATCTCGTCGACCCGCTACTCGGTGACGAATACGACTACATTGTCGTCGACTGCCCGGCAAACCGGGGGAAGCTGAACGACAACGCGATGTACGCCACGCGGAACATCATCATTCCGCTCAAACCTGAGAGTGGCTACGACTCCGGCCTCTCGAATACGATTCAACGGCTCGTCGAGGAAGCTCGGGAATACTTCGAGCTGAACATCCTCGCGGTGACGCCAACGGCGCTTAACAGTCGGATCGACCAGGACACCCGCGATCGGGGTCTGCTCGAACAGCTTAACTCCCTCGATATCGCCGACGATATCATTCCTTCCTACGCCCGCATCACCCCTGAGGAGTGGGACGCTATCGACGTCGGTGAGTACGACGGTGGGCTTCCGGGGATCCGGTTCCGTGGCGCCATCGACGCTGCGCACGACGCTGCTCTTCCCGTCCGTGACTACGACGAGAGCTGTGACCAACTGGAGAACTACGCCGAACTCGCTCAGATCGTCGAACAAGGAGGGATCGACCGATGA
- a CDS encoding helix-turn-helix domain-containing protein, giving the protein MAESAVPHSHPLDTMLAVSDVIRNDRLAKLYARVLELDSPTVEELSEGIESSTTTIYEDVKHLVEIDLLERVTETQPYRYRASQVDMTIQASGETFQITPTLLVALAERQSNENIGLYIDRHGVSGLATAIEYGRAYTQSKMNARIMAREQEISVLEAETILQELQEIILEAEPDISTSLNIQELDATVDERSDE; this is encoded by the coding sequence ATGGCCGAATCCGCAGTACCACATTCACACCCGCTTGATACGATGCTGGCCGTCTCCGACGTGATTCGGAACGACCGGCTCGCCAAGCTGTATGCTCGTGTCCTCGAACTTGACTCACCAACTGTCGAGGAACTGTCTGAGGGCATCGAGAGTTCGACGACAACCATTTACGAGGATGTCAAACATCTCGTGGAGATCGATCTCTTGGAGCGGGTCACGGAGACGCAACCGTATCGCTATCGGGCGAGTCAGGTTGATATGACGATTCAGGCTAGCGGAGAGACGTTCCAGATCACGCCGACACTCTTAGTCGCTCTCGCGGAACGCCAATCGAACGAGAATATTGGCCTCTATATCGACCGCCACGGTGTCAGCGGACTCGCAACAGCGATCGAATACGGCCGAGCGTACACGCAGTCGAAAATGAACGCTCGGATCATGGCCCGTGAACAAGAGATCTCTGTTCTCGAAGCAGAAACCATCCTCCAAGAACTTCAAGAGATCATTCTGGAAGCTGAGCCTGATATCTCGACAAGCCTCAATATTCAGGAGCTTGACGCTACCGTCGACGAACGATCGGACGAATAA
- a CDS encoding site-specific recombinase, with protein sequence MTGRRSVETPIEDTFTKYLTDKGKGDAGEEGAYRTDAERELNRFRRWCLGKTADSANATPPESWAGIVDGDAVRFVDLDTTVFSDYARYLSTAGYAAGTILTYYAHVASWCGWAHAQGYLPRHYARESDAEDPLPENDGRRPGDQQAWEPIHRDLITQFVDRRVSEAFDALGAIEVPHADRGDPESEVWQAKQKARFTAYQRCREQALVYVVAYTGLRGSEFLSAPKEDREGRNSIRWRDVSFTDSSVTVFRKSREWKEASLPEPVITPLKRYTEVLDVSDSWPVFTTLHRPSLASHVTEGLTDAGLDDDAIERVRAGAPDLIVAAEHDLDAPKPLTTDGARSIMERLWTHDALAERRDELDLSLDGNYLELHGGRRGVGEVLVRQFGYAAAARYLDNSEEQVREAYQHIEAAERADMATEAFSQTDQRVSDR encoded by the coding sequence ATGACGGGGCGTCGCTCCGTCGAGACGCCGATCGAGGACACGTTCACGAAGTACCTTACGGACAAGGGGAAGGGCGATGCCGGCGAGGAGGGCGCGTACCGAACCGACGCCGAGCGCGAGCTGAATCGATTCCGCCGCTGGTGTCTCGGCAAGACCGCTGACTCAGCGAACGCCACACCGCCGGAGTCGTGGGCCGGCATCGTCGACGGCGACGCCGTTCGATTCGTCGACCTCGACACGACGGTGTTCTCGGACTACGCACGGTACCTCTCGACCGCCGGATACGCCGCCGGAACGATCCTCACCTACTACGCGCACGTCGCGTCGTGGTGCGGGTGGGCACACGCGCAGGGCTACCTCCCACGACATTACGCCCGAGAGTCGGACGCCGAAGATCCGCTCCCGGAGAACGACGGTCGACGTCCAGGTGACCAGCAGGCGTGGGAGCCGATCCACCGCGACCTGATCACGCAGTTCGTCGACCGCCGCGTCTCTGAGGCGTTCGACGCGCTCGGCGCGATCGAAGTCCCCCACGCCGACCGGGGCGACCCCGAAAGCGAGGTATGGCAGGCCAAGCAGAAAGCCCGATTCACAGCGTACCAGCGGTGTCGTGAACAGGCGCTCGTGTACGTCGTCGCCTACACCGGCCTGCGCGGGTCAGAGTTCCTCTCCGCGCCGAAAGAGGACCGCGAGGGGCGCAACAGCATCCGCTGGCGTGACGTATCGTTCACAGACAGCAGTGTCACCGTGTTCCGAAAAAGTCGCGAGTGGAAGGAAGCCTCCCTCCCGGAACCCGTCATCACGCCGCTGAAGCGATACACGGAGGTACTGGATGTCTCAGACTCGTGGCCAGTGTTCACGACGCTCCATCGGCCGTCGCTCGCCTCACACGTTACCGAGGGTCTTACCGATGCCGGTCTCGACGACGACGCGATCGAGCGCGTCCGGGCAGGCGCTCCCGACCTGATCGTCGCTGCTGAACACGACCTTGACGCGCCGAAGCCGCTCACCACGGACGGCGCACGGTCGATCATGGAGCGGCTCTGGACCCACGACGCGCTTGCGGAGCGTCGCGACGAGCTGGATCTCTCACTCGATGGCAACTATCTCGAACTCCACGGCGGTCGGCGTGGGGTGGGTGAGGTCCTCGTTCGACAGTTCGGCTACGCCGCCGCGGCGCGGTATCTCGACAACAGCGAGGAACAGGTCCGCGAGGCCTACCAGCACATCGAGGCGGCCGAGCGCGCCGACATGGCGACCGAGGCGTTCTCACAGACCGACCAGCGGGTGAGTGACCGGTAG
- a CDS encoding transposase, whose protein sequence is MRRCEAYQLGIAIRNELEGSDLVTAFENLDHSIDAVEDGYPAWHPAPLSFRAMVFSSVFMEITGDSYAEFTRRLTRQPEVAGILGFSRVPDESAFSRAWRNRFDDTVHEYVHAAAHFVVKEVHDRNISVPGVRPKTDIVDDTEEDQESVEDESFSQEKIDQMTRLARDHAFGHFDSGRASNASYEDTQFFELQTFMGMVRCGTAQGATRFQYRRGEEYGPHGDTHLRAVKQFDPEELVNSFNETIDRLLSVIASEASFRRPVTAAIDITTIPYYGEVNEMPMVSGTKDRDGRAFKFATLSIIGQNIPLVLAVEPVRESSEWDENPSNQIHRTVRRLVRRAKELVPIETVLCDREFDSIRVFQTLSNLDVNYLIPKRISSSERDVLEQMEEDDQEVAVESASVHVESGSHPMRLLYVPSTSGEGTAVFATNLRVGPEEAESFCHRYSRRWQIESEYKSIKGDFFAKTSSKDYRVRLFYFVFAVLLYNIWRLTDFLLKAGVDGEMDYAPVLTAGECVELVASGLIPHD, encoded by the coding sequence GTGAGGCGGTGCGAAGCGTACCAACTCGGGATCGCCATCCGGAACGAACTCGAAGGATCAGACCTTGTCACTGCGTTCGAGAACCTTGACCACTCGATTGACGCGGTCGAAGACGGGTATCCAGCGTGGCATCCTGCGCCACTCTCCTTCCGCGCGATGGTCTTTTCGTCTGTCTTCATGGAAATCACGGGTGATTCCTACGCCGAGTTCACTCGGCGACTTACACGGCAACCAGAAGTAGCCGGTATCCTCGGCTTCAGTCGAGTGCCCGACGAATCAGCGTTCTCGCGGGCGTGGCGGAATCGATTCGACGACACTGTTCACGAGTACGTCCACGCTGCCGCCCACTTCGTTGTCAAAGAAGTCCACGATCGTAACATCTCAGTGCCCGGCGTCCGGCCTAAGACAGATATCGTCGACGATACCGAAGAAGACCAAGAATCAGTAGAAGACGAATCCTTCTCACAGGAGAAGATTGACCAGATGACGCGCCTGGCACGCGACCACGCATTCGGTCACTTCGACTCTGGCCGGGCCTCAAACGCCTCTTATGAGGACACACAATTCTTCGAGTTACAGACGTTCATGGGAATGGTCCGCTGTGGCACCGCCCAAGGAGCGACTCGCTTCCAGTATCGGCGGGGCGAGGAGTACGGTCCCCACGGAGATACCCACCTCCGAGCAGTCAAGCAGTTTGATCCCGAAGAGCTCGTGAATAGTTTTAACGAGACGATAGATCGCTTGCTTTCCGTGATCGCCTCTGAAGCATCGTTCCGGCGACCAGTCACTGCCGCGATCGATATCACGACGATTCCCTATTACGGAGAGGTCAATGAGATGCCGATGGTCAGCGGGACGAAGGACAGAGACGGTCGAGCGTTCAAATTTGCGACCCTCTCAATCATTGGACAGAATATCCCGCTCGTTCTCGCCGTAGAACCGGTCCGAGAGAGCTCCGAGTGGGATGAGAACCCGTCGAATCAGATCCATCGTACTGTGCGGCGACTGGTTCGACGGGCGAAAGAGCTCGTCCCAATTGAGACGGTGCTCTGTGACCGGGAGTTCGATTCGATACGCGTGTTTCAGACGCTCTCAAACCTCGATGTGAACTATCTCATTCCGAAGCGGATCTCCAGCTCCGAACGGGATGTACTCGAACAAATGGAGGAAGATGACCAAGAGGTGGCCGTTGAGTCAGCTTCTGTCCATGTGGAATCTGGATCGCATCCAATGCGGCTCCTGTACGTGCCGTCGACGAGTGGTGAGGGGACGGCCGTCTTTGCGACGAATCTCCGAGTCGGTCCGGAGGAGGCCGAGTCGTTCTGTCACCGCTACAGCCGCCGGTGGCAAATCGAGAGTGAGTACAAATCGATCAAAGGTGACTTTTTCGCCAAGACCTCCTCGAAAGACTACCGCGTTCGCCTGTTCTACTTCGTGTTCGCGGTACTCTTGTACAATATCTGGCGGCTCACCGACTTCTTGCTGAAAGCGGGCGTGGATGGTGAGATGGACTACGCACCCGTGTTAACTGCGGGTGAGTGTGTTGAGCTCGTTGCCTCAGGGTTGATCCCGCACGACTAA
- a CDS encoding glutathione S-transferase N-terminal domain-containing protein, translated as MLELYRLPGCPYCAKVERKLEGFGLDYKSHNVLPFRFLRFKVKSVSGQSGVPVLVDSEHGVEGMAESDDIVTYLENTYS; from the coding sequence ATGCTGGAACTCTATCGACTCCCCGGCTGTCCGTACTGCGCAAAAGTCGAACGGAAGCTGGAGGGGTTCGGTCTCGACTACAAATCTCACAACGTCCTCCCTTTCCGGTTCCTCCGGTTCAAAGTGAAATCGGTGAGCGGTCAATCCGGGGTCCCGGTTCTTGTCGACTCCGAGCATGGGGTCGAAGGAATGGCGGAGAGCGACGACATCGTCACATACCTTGAGAACACGTACTCGTGA
- the merA gene encoding mercury(II) reductase, translated as MTSTTDYDLVILGGGAAAFAAITEASQRDLSTAIVNTGLPIGGTCVNVGCVPSKHLLAVAESGAAASDNPFDAVTYSEEPTVDWGEALDGTDDLVGRFRRENYVDVAEHFETDVSEGYGELVEDTTIEIVDGPDEGTRITGGKALVATGSSPWAPPIDGLNAVDYYTSETILEERDLPESIIMIGGGYIALEWGQILHRVGVDVTILQRSERVLSGMEGQFGREMQRAFREEGIDVVTGNEFERVRSPATDGGAEAVPQGATVETVVNGDSQVFTADALFVATGVQPNSENIGLDAVGVETNDNGTVRVDGHYQTTNPDVYAAGDVIGEPELETVAAKEGNHAVKNAFGSGGATIDYDAVPAVVFTSPEVATVGTTELEYMDEHGTCACRTVQMEDIPRAKAVENTDGLVQVVTDHETDEIVGVHMVGPRAADMIMEATLAVKFELTVDDIIDTIHPFPTFSEAFKQACQAFRRDTSTMSCCVE; from the coding sequence ATGACCAGTACGACAGACTACGATCTCGTGATTCTCGGTGGGGGTGCCGCAGCGTTCGCGGCGATCACCGAAGCCAGCCAGCGGGACCTCTCGACGGCGATTGTGAACACCGGGCTGCCGATCGGCGGTACCTGCGTCAACGTCGGCTGCGTCCCGAGCAAGCATCTGCTCGCCGTCGCCGAAAGCGGGGCCGCGGCGTCGGACAACCCCTTCGACGCCGTCACGTATTCCGAGGAACCGACCGTCGACTGGGGCGAGGCACTCGACGGCACCGACGACCTCGTCGGACGGTTCCGACGGGAGAACTACGTCGATGTCGCCGAGCACTTCGAGACCGACGTCTCCGAAGGATACGGCGAGTTGGTCGAGGACACGACCATCGAAATCGTCGACGGCCCCGACGAAGGCACGCGCATCACCGGGGGGAAGGCGCTCGTCGCGACGGGCAGTTCCCCTTGGGCACCGCCCATCGACGGCCTCAATGCCGTCGACTACTACACGAGCGAGACCATCCTCGAAGAACGCGACCTCCCCGAGAGCATCATCATGATCGGCGGCGGATACATCGCGCTCGAATGGGGCCAGATCCTCCACCGCGTCGGCGTCGACGTGACGATCCTTCAGCGCTCCGAGCGCGTGCTCTCCGGGATGGAGGGCCAGTTCGGCCGGGAGATGCAACGGGCCTTCCGCGAGGAGGGCATCGATGTGGTGACCGGCAACGAGTTCGAGCGAGTTCGGTCGCCGGCGACCGACGGCGGCGCCGAAGCCGTCCCGCAGGGCGCTACCGTCGAAACTGTCGTCAATGGCGACTCGCAGGTGTTCACCGCGGATGCGCTGTTCGTCGCGACCGGCGTACAACCGAACAGCGAGAACATCGGCCTCGACGCAGTCGGCGTCGAGACAAACGACAACGGGACGGTCCGCGTCGACGGACACTACCAGACGACGAACCCGGACGTGTACGCCGCCGGCGACGTGATCGGTGAGCCCGAACTCGAGACGGTCGCCGCCAAGGAGGGCAACCACGCCGTCAAGAACGCGTTCGGCAGCGGAGGCGCCACCATCGACTACGACGCCGTCCCAGCGGTCGTGTTCACCAGTCCCGAGGTCGCCACCGTCGGCACGACCGAACTGGAGTACATGGACGAGCACGGCACCTGTGCCTGCCGAACCGTTCAGATGGAGGACATCCCCCGAGCGAAGGCCGTCGAGAACACGGACGGACTGGTCCAAGTGGTGACAGACCACGAGACCGATGAGATCGTCGGCGTCCACATGGTCGGGCCACGGGCAGCCGACATGATCATGGAGGCGACGCTGGCGGTGAAATTCGAGCTGACTGTCGACGATATCATCGACACGATCCATCCCTTCCCGACGTTCTCTGAGGCGTTCAAGCAGGCCTGTCAGGCGTTCCGCCGGGATACGTCAACGATGAGCTGTTGCGTCGAGTGA
- a CDS encoding helix-turn-helix domain-containing protein: MADSTPQAPVCDVDGTCYCPLTGVIDTLSRKYAIQLVSIIGAHDSLRFAEIEEHLPTASTSTISKRLDEFEEAGLIDRTQYNEIPPHVEYSLTENGTELRTRLEPLLEWAASTE, encoded by the coding sequence ATGGCAGATTCCACCCCACAGGCGCCCGTCTGCGATGTCGACGGTACGTGCTACTGCCCGCTCACAGGCGTTATCGACACCCTGAGTCGGAAATACGCGATACAGCTCGTCAGCATCATCGGGGCACACGACTCACTCCGATTCGCTGAGATCGAAGAGCACCTGCCGACAGCGAGCACCTCGACAATCTCGAAGCGGCTCGACGAGTTCGAGGAAGCCGGACTGATCGACCGAACCCAGTACAACGAGATCCCGCCCCACGTCGAGTATTCGCTGACCGAGAACGGGACCGAATTACGGACACGGCTCGAACCGCTCTTGGAGTGGGCTGCCTCGACCGAGTGA
- a CDS encoding helix-turn-helix domain-containing protein: protein MTDETTLSGQSAPDVLRDLSPSAKLIAKTLEYEGEGTQSDLAESTLLPSRTVRYALDQLEEAEIVSSRISFADARKRIYTLELES from the coding sequence GTGACAGACGAAACCACACTCTCGGGCCAGTCAGCGCCGGATGTACTCCGTGATCTCTCGCCCAGCGCGAAACTGATCGCGAAGACTCTCGAATACGAAGGTGAGGGCACGCAGTCGGATCTTGCCGAGTCGACGCTCCTTCCTTCGCGGACCGTTCGGTACGCGCTCGATCAGCTCGAGGAGGCCGAGATCGTCTCGTCGCGGATCTCCTTCGCCGACGCTCGAAAGCGGATCTACACGCTCGAACTGGAGAGTTGA
- a CDS encoding PAS domain-containing sensor histidine kinase encodes MSNEPADDRGARESAADDRRPPVEERYRKVFEYSNDAVMVVDFETESFVDVNPTACELLGYSREELLSMNPEDIHPDDFDRVREEFVSQVRAEGSGFTDDLMCLTKGGDEIPTEISGATLDPARGETATDAGPTRMVAMLRDISGRARNRQRLEEKVERLDRFAGIVSHDLRNPLSIIQGHAELARETGDSEHFDAVEDAAARMEEMLSDLLRLTREGDLVGERTEIDLATIARDVWADCEMDPAILGVESTTTLRADRDRLHELLVNLFENARDHGGSDVTVRVGTLDEEGQRGFYVEDDGTGVPPEDRETVFEWGHTTTGDGTGFGLAIVDEIAEAHGWQIDLKESADGGARFEVDGVRTSE; translated from the coding sequence ATGAGTAACGAACCGGCCGACGACCGAGGCGCTCGTGAGTCGGCAGCGGACGACCGGCGACCGCCCGTCGAGGAACGGTACCGGAAGGTCTTCGAGTACAGCAACGACGCCGTCATGGTCGTCGACTTCGAGACCGAGTCGTTCGTCGATGTCAATCCGACGGCGTGTGAGCTACTGGGATACTCTCGGGAGGAGCTCCTCTCGATGAACCCGGAAGACATCCATCCGGATGACTTCGATCGGGTACGGGAGGAGTTCGTCTCACAGGTCAGAGCGGAGGGATCCGGCTTCACCGACGACCTGATGTGTCTGACGAAGGGCGGGGACGAAATCCCGACGGAGATCTCCGGGGCGACACTGGACCCTGCGAGAGGGGAGACCGCGACGGATGCCGGGCCCACCCGGATGGTCGCGATGCTCCGCGATATCTCCGGTCGCGCCCGGAACCGGCAGCGGCTCGAGGAGAAGGTCGAACGACTCGACCGATTCGCCGGCATCGTCTCCCACGATCTCCGGAACCCGCTGTCCATCATCCAGGGTCACGCGGAACTCGCCCGCGAGACGGGCGACTCCGAACACTTCGACGCCGTCGAGGACGCTGCCGCTCGCATGGAGGAGATGCTGTCGGACCTACTTCGGCTCACCCGCGAGGGCGATTTGGTCGGCGAGCGGACCGAAATCGACCTGGCGACGATCGCGCGAGACGTGTGGGCCGACTGCGAGATGGACCCGGCGATTCTCGGCGTCGAGTCGACGACGACGCTCCGAGCGGACCGAGATCGGCTCCACGAACTGCTCGTGAACCTCTTCGAAAACGCTCGCGACCACGGCGGTTCGGACGTGACGGTCCGCGTCGGCACGCTCGACGAGGAAGGACAGCGTGGATTTTACGTTGAGGACGACGGGACGGGAGTCCCACCAGAGGACCGAGAGACCGTCTTCGAATGGGGACACACGACAACGGGAGACGGGACCGGGTTCGGGCTGGCGATCGTCGACGAGATTGCAGAGGCACACGGGTGGCAGATCGATCTCAAAGAGTCGGCGGACGGCGGGGCACGGTTCGAGGTCGACGGCGTTCGGACGAGCGAGTGA
- a CDS encoding methyl-accepting chemotaxis protein — translation MSQRSRNSDERVDRGVQTDRESQTESDGHGDPDDDPPLSTLTTEHAKLLSEIGTELSESGDAIDSLSRGAAEANASSSDTASLAETARGSARDATDDVDEAQVAAAAAEKKLEALRETVTEIDDIVEMLNEIADQTNMLALNASIEAARVGEAGSGFAVVADEVKDLAEQAQERATEIEATVEEVRSTADETIDQIETVDTRTDTAAASITDAVDDLDGIAESAVQTSENIDDVAETTQSYADDLDGIARDVIDAISQANEIDERTDG, via the coding sequence ATGTCTCAGAGATCACGCAACTCCGACGAACGGGTCGACCGGGGGGTACAGACCGATCGAGAGAGTCAGACCGAGTCGGACGGTCACGGTGATCCGGACGACGACCCGCCCCTCTCGACGTTGACGACGGAGCACGCGAAGCTCCTGTCGGAGATCGGGACGGAACTGAGCGAGTCCGGCGACGCGATCGACTCGTTGTCTCGCGGCGCTGCGGAGGCAAACGCGTCCAGTTCCGACACGGCTTCGTTGGCAGAGACGGCTCGTGGGTCGGCCCGGGACGCGACCGACGACGTCGACGAGGCCCAAGTCGCGGCCGCCGCGGCCGAAAAGAAGCTGGAGGCGCTCCGTGAGACCGTCACGGAGATCGACGACATCGTCGAGATGTTGAACGAGATCGCCGACCAGACGAACATGCTCGCGTTGAACGCCTCGATCGAGGCCGCCCGCGTGGGCGAGGCTGGCTCGGGCTTCGCCGTCGTCGCCGACGAGGTCAAGGACCTCGCCGAGCAGGCCCAAGAGCGGGCGACCGAGATCGAGGCGACCGTCGAGGAGGTCCGGTCGACCGCGGACGAGACGATAGATCAGATCGAGACCGTCGATACGCGGACCGACACCGCGGCGGCGTCGATCACGGACGCCGTGGACGATCTCGACGGGATCGCCGAGAGTGCGGTACAGACCTCGGAGAACATCGACGATGTCGCCGAGACGACACAGTCGTACGCGGACGACCTCGACGGGATCGCCAGAGACGTGATCGACGCGATCAGTCAGGCGAACGAGATCGACGAGCGGACTGACGGGTAG
- a CDS encoding glycoside hydrolase family 15 protein yields MPVESNAPSVPSDKDAILSAPREEGANVLLTANSYDDPERGRHGAIIEETSAFRSDIELFYDLHTLAWNADERHTLDARDDVVEGDVSYASSRVPEITLENRFEEPGSTGTLTQRVVGSVDTCGLLIRTDAEFETVAERTFYTVADLGIHGHDHEDPNAVQEAFLTERDGAELIVATDGDRWLALAQERDGGRRFDGRRIGHTGVAAGPDRSAWADIYEGNDGFVDDNERAEGNLDVGVGLYIGETDAASWLTAVGFGYGEDSAVEHALELLDRGYESERESFATAWEEWHETVSDGPTDDPAVNDVYERSLTAMKCAQDGCCGVIAGAFKPSDMTYKFIWPRDQVIITQALIAAGAEREARLALRWFDENQITGDIVDDRGIDRHGTWWQNYFVTGEPHWRALQLDQVGGPIYAHWLVWRETGDDDLLDEHYDMSRRAAEFLLSYDNGYGFPKKHQDPWEEIWGHSTEGTAAAIAGLRAMGELADAHGDDTFAEECRERAAVWASNFEKYCFKSTPYGDALVTADSPETPSDPPADARPDAAAFMSVWPWNVVDAEGDAVAATLAATDDEAWVAGDTPCLGRYPGDRYTPTGTVEDGGWPLCEAYADVARRLGGHDPDAVADHVFEDAHEWTTSAGLLPERVDGSGRVRWNSNLQWSQATYLLLVENHVRGEPFGLAPDGTSE; encoded by the coding sequence ATGCCAGTCGAATCCAACGCGCCGTCGGTCCCGAGCGACAAGGACGCGATCCTCAGCGCGCCGCGCGAGGAGGGCGCGAACGTCCTGTTGACGGCGAACAGCTACGACGACCCCGAACGCGGCCGTCACGGGGCGATCATTGAGGAGACGTCGGCGTTCCGGTCGGACATCGAACTGTTCTACGACCTCCACACGCTCGCGTGGAACGCCGACGAGAGACACACCTTGGACGCCAGAGACGACGTCGTCGAGGGCGATGTGTCGTACGCGTCGAGCCGCGTCCCGGAGATAACCCTCGAGAACCGCTTCGAGGAGCCGGGGTCGACGGGGACCCTCACCCAGCGGGTGGTCGGGAGCGTCGACACCTGCGGCCTCCTGATCCGAACCGACGCGGAATTTGAGACGGTCGCGGAGCGGACCTTCTACACCGTCGCCGACCTCGGCATTCACGGGCACGACCACGAGGACCCCAACGCGGTCCAAGAGGCGTTCCTCACGGAGCGGGACGGCGCGGAGCTGATCGTCGCGACCGACGGCGACCGGTGGCTGGCGCTCGCGCAGGAGCGCGACGGGGGCCGGAGATTCGACGGCCGACGGATCGGTCATACCGGCGTCGCGGCCGGACCGGACCGGAGCGCGTGGGCGGACATCTACGAGGGGAACGACGGGTTCGTCGACGACAACGAACGGGCCGAGGGGAACCTCGACGTGGGCGTCGGGCTGTACATCGGCGAGACCGACGCGGCGTCGTGGCTCACGGCTGTCGGCTTCGGCTACGGCGAAGATTCAGCGGTCGAACACGCGCTGGAACTCCTCGACCGGGGGTACGAGTCGGAGCGAGAGTCGTTCGCGACGGCGTGGGAGGAGTGGCACGAGACGGTCTCGGACGGCCCGACCGACGACCCCGCAGTCAACGACGTATACGAGCGGTCGCTGACGGCGATGAAGTGCGCGCAGGACGGCTGCTGCGGCGTCATCGCGGGCGCGTTCAAGCCGAGCGACATGACGTACAAGTTCATTTGGCCGCGCGACCAAGTGATCATCACGCAGGCGCTGATCGCGGCGGGAGCCGAACGTGAGGCGCGGCTCGCGCTCCGGTGGTTCGACGAGAACCAGATCACCGGCGACATCGTCGACGACCGCGGGATCGACCGGCACGGGACGTGGTGGCAGAACTACTTCGTCACCGGGGAGCCACATTGGCGGGCGCTCCAGTTGGACCAGGTCGGCGGGCCGATATACGCCCACTGGTTGGTCTGGCGGGAGACCGGCGACGACGACCTGCTGGACGAGCACTACGACATGTCGCGACGGGCGGCCGAGTTCCTGCTCTCGTACGACAACGGCTACGGCTTCCCGAAGAAACACCAGGATCCGTGGGAGGAGATCTGGGGTCACAGCACCGAGGGCACGGCCGCGGCGATCGCGGGACTGCGCGCGATGGGCGAGCTCGCCGACGCGCACGGCGACGATACGTTCGCGGAGGAGTGCCGCGAGCGGGCGGCCGTGTGGGCGAGCAACTTCGAGAAGTACTGTTTCAAGTCTACGCCGTACGGGGACGCACTCGTCACCGCGGACAGCCCGGAGACTCCGTCTGACCCGCCGGCCGACGCCCGGCCCGACGCGGCCGCGTTCATGAGCGTCTGGCCGTGGAACGTCGTCGACGCGGAGGGCGACGCCGTCGCCGCGACCCTCGCCGCTACCGACGACGAGGCGTGGGTCGCGGGCGATACCCCCTGTCTCGGTCGCTATCCCGGCGACCGCTACACCCCAACCGGGACCGTCGAGGACGGCGGGTGGCCGCTCTGTGAGGCGTACGCTGACGTCGCACGCCGGCTCGGCGGACACGACCCCGACGCGGTCGCCGACCACGTGTTCGAGGACGCCCACGAGTGGACGACGAGCGCCGGCCTGCTGCCCGAGCGCGTCGACGGGAGCGGGCGGGTCCGGTGGAACTCGAACCTCCAGTGGAGCCAGGCGACCTACCTCCTGCTCGTCGAGAACCACGTCCGCGGGGAACCGTTCGGGCTCGCGCCCGACGGGACGTCCGAGTGA